The Opisthocomus hoazin isolate bOpiHoa1 chromosome 35, bOpiHoa1.hap1, whole genome shotgun sequence genome contains a region encoding:
- the LOC104332201 gene encoding C-type lectin domain family 4 member G-like isoform X2, whose protein sequence is MSQSEGAVGTYKKWDFDARMEVEKQDRRKVPKGAFSPERAITLLYVLLALAFVLFTTLAIVNLQRVSAAWEALEQARTRSENSHATAWHNLSEVQHALDQQLSAELEVIHSRLLNVSREVENARWKMTQCKAGCGKELSDRVRVLEERDTLEPVLRQLAEVKQEQSRASALLDAALEGTRNLSEILCTSCPAGWQQFAKTCYFFSDTTKPWPSAADFCAGFNAHLAVIDSEQENKFLANHIMGNRVFWLGLTDAHKEGDWQWVDGRSLSLTFWNSGEPNNVGHHGEDCVTIYSSGHWNDATCSNSEAWICERSC, encoded by the exons ATGTCACAAAGCGAAGGTGCCGTCGGCACCTACAAGAAATGGGATTTCGACGCGAGGATGGAGGTGGAGAAGCAAGACCGGAGGAAAGTGCCTAAAGGAG CCTTTTCTCCAGAGAGAGCCATCACGCTGCTGTACGTGCTTCTGGCCCTCGCCTTCGTGCTCTTCACGACTCTCGCCATCGTGAATCTCCAGAGAG TATCTGCAGCGTGGGAGGCATTGGAACAAGCCCGGACGCGGAGCGAGAACAGCCACGCGACAGCGTGGCACAACCTCTCGGAGGTCCAGCACGCCCTCG ATCAACAGCTGTCTGCCGAGCTCGAGGTGATTCACAGCCGACTTCTGAACG TGTCGCGAGAAGTGGAGAACGCGCGGTGGAAGATGACGCAGTGCAAAGCAGGGTGCGGGAAGGAGCTGTCGGATCGCGTCCGTGTCCTGG AGGAAAGGGACACGCTGGAGCCAGTGCTGCGGCAGCTGGCGGAGGTGAAGCAGGAGCAGAGCCGCGCGTCGGCACTTCTTGACGCGGCGTTGGAGGGGACGCGCAACCTCTCAG AAATTCTCTGCACGAGTTGTCCTGCCGGCTGGCAGCAGTTTGCCAAAACCTGCTATTTCTTCTCCGACACCACCAAACCCTGGCCGAGCGCTGCAGACTTCTGCGCCGGCTTCAACGCCCACCTGGCCGTCATCGACAGCGAGCAGGAGAAC AAATTTCTGGCAAATCACATCATGGGCAATCGGGTGTTCTGGCTGGGCCTGACCGACGCGCACAAAGAAGGCGACTGGCAGTGGGTGGACGGCCGCTCCCTCTCTCTCAC GTTCTGGAACAGCGGAGAACCCAACAACGTGGGCCACCACGGCGAGGACTGTGTCACCATCTACTCCAGCGGCCACTGGAACGACGCTACCTGTTCCAACAGCGAGGCCTGGATCTGCGAGCGCAGCTGCTAA
- the LOC104332201 gene encoding C-type lectin domain family 4 member G-like isoform X1: protein MSQSEGAVGTYKKWDFDARMEVEKQDRRKVPKGVLSLLAFSPERAITLLYVLLALAFVLFTTLAIVNLQRVSAAWEALEQARTRSENSHATAWHNLSEVQHALDQQLSAELEVIHSRLLNVSREVENARWKMTQCKAGCGKELSDRVRVLEERDTLEPVLRQLAEVKQEQSRASALLDAALEGTRNLSEILCTSCPAGWQQFAKTCYFFSDTTKPWPSAADFCAGFNAHLAVIDSEQENKFLANHIMGNRVFWLGLTDAHKEGDWQWVDGRSLSLTFWNSGEPNNVGHHGEDCVTIYSSGHWNDATCSNSEAWICERSC from the exons ATGTCACAAAGCGAAGGTGCCGTCGGCACCTACAAGAAATGGGATTTCGACGCGAGGATGGAGGTGGAGAAGCAAGACCGGAGGAAAGTGCCTAAAGGAG TGCTGTCCCTTCTAGCCTTTTCTCCAGAGAGAGCCATCACGCTGCTGTACGTGCTTCTGGCCCTCGCCTTCGTGCTCTTCACGACTCTCGCCATCGTGAATCTCCAGAGAG TATCTGCAGCGTGGGAGGCATTGGAACAAGCCCGGACGCGGAGCGAGAACAGCCACGCGACAGCGTGGCACAACCTCTCGGAGGTCCAGCACGCCCTCG ATCAACAGCTGTCTGCCGAGCTCGAGGTGATTCACAGCCGACTTCTGAACG TGTCGCGAGAAGTGGAGAACGCGCGGTGGAAGATGACGCAGTGCAAAGCAGGGTGCGGGAAGGAGCTGTCGGATCGCGTCCGTGTCCTGG AGGAAAGGGACACGCTGGAGCCAGTGCTGCGGCAGCTGGCGGAGGTGAAGCAGGAGCAGAGCCGCGCGTCGGCACTTCTTGACGCGGCGTTGGAGGGGACGCGCAACCTCTCAG AAATTCTCTGCACGAGTTGTCCTGCCGGCTGGCAGCAGTTTGCCAAAACCTGCTATTTCTTCTCCGACACCACCAAACCCTGGCCGAGCGCTGCAGACTTCTGCGCCGGCTTCAACGCCCACCTGGCCGTCATCGACAGCGAGCAGGAGAAC AAATTTCTGGCAAATCACATCATGGGCAATCGGGTGTTCTGGCTGGGCCTGACCGACGCGCACAAAGAAGGCGACTGGCAGTGGGTGGACGGCCGCTCCCTCTCTCTCAC GTTCTGGAACAGCGGAGAACCCAACAACGTGGGCCACCACGGCGAGGACTGTGTCACCATCTACTCCAGCGGCCACTGGAACGACGCTACCTGTTCCAACAGCGAGGCCTGGATCTGCGAGCGCAGCTGCTAA